TACAAGAAAACATCAAAgctctgaagaagaaaacaaacaGACTATACATTTTCAAGAAGAGAGTAAATCCCTCACGAAGGAGAACATGGTTTTCAAGGCACAAATCGAGATCTTGACAAAATTGAGAAAAATGCTGTTCTTGAACATGGTAACCATGAACTGAGCATTCCAGAAAAAGATCGCGACATTGATACTGTACATCGCTGCATCAATGTACTCTTAGATGGCAAGGACATGATTATCGATAGGCTCAAGTCTGAGATCCAAATTCCCAAAGCTCAGGAACAACTCGAACCTTAACAATCACACGTAGTAGGTGAGAGCCGGAAATGTGCTGAGATAACTGAAGATAATCAAGATGGGCcaaacaagaagagaaaagtggACTGAGATCAGGCTGAGGCAGAGAGGCGTGTATACATGGGTATGGAATAATGACTGATCAAGCGAGAGATCAGAACCCATTTCAGTTAAGGTATCAAAGAATCGTGCAAGAGATATATCATGTTAACAATCGTCATCCACCAATATACGTTGTGCAGTTCTCGTACTTCTCAGCTGTAGAATATTGTCAAGTTCAATTACTCGCATTCCGGTCTCACCAACGTATGTACATATGTTTGTATGAGACAATGACTGTGGCACTCCAAATAAGACATACATCATAGAATGACGAACCTTCACAGAAGCTCTTCTTATGCTGTTCAGCGAGTATGTACATCGATTTAAGGTTGACTTCGTGTCTCATAGTAGATTGATGCGACTCGAGTTGCCAGGAAACGATGGAACGATCATCTCTTTCGCACCATGTATATAAGTACTATCAATCATCTGTGTTTTTCTCCATCTGTGCATACTATTACCTCTCAGATACAATTCTGACTATTTTACAGAAGAACACCAAACGAAAAAATAATCAATATGTCTAGCGCTTCTTCCCCTGCACTACCTATTGTCTCATCCGGACTCATCGCTGAGAACGAGACAATGGACGACACCCCTACTCAAGCTATCACAGCTGGAGAAAACAGCTTGATTTCCATCGTTTTTTATCAAACTTTGGAATATTCAAGGATCGAGGatcgtcctcttcctccagaGATCTTAGCTGCCAATGGAGGAGTTGAAGACGTGAGTATACCATTTTGTACCCTCTTCCTCAAAATACAAGACACGAGCTGTGCTGATATGTTCTATTTTATTGGTAGGAAACTTATCAACAAAGTCTCGTACTTCATtatatctcctttttgatcaGTGGCGACTTGGAAATCGTTGATCACTGCCAATGGTTATTTGACGAATGTGTAAATCTAATCAATGGAACACATCCTTTAACTATGGAAAATAAGAAATTATTAAGTGCAGGACAGTACTGTATACTTTCAAGAATCGCTTCTGGCGCCAGCACAAGTCTTGGAAAACATCATACAGCTTTTAAATATATCAAATTATCAATTCTAGCTTGGATGGAAACTGAAAAGCTCATGACGGATGATCAGTTAGAACAGTTGACACcggagaaggagaatcttTGTCATATGTATAGGGTAGCAAGAGTTTACAAAGCGATAGCCATGTATTGTGCTGGTACAGATTCAAATCAAGATTGTCATGATGAATGGGAATAAGCTTGACGAGCCAAGAAAAAAGGGAAATGTACCTCGTGAGTTGGCCATTCGAATATCGAGGCTTGGTCATTATCGATGCTGATAATTGCACGACCAGTATCGGCTGTATAGTGTGACTGGGACAGACGGTAGATATATTGTTTTGTTATGAGATGTTGTATGCACGCTATTGAAATTATCATCGCCATCCTTGGACGTATATTTCTCTTATGTTTGATTCATTTGCCACTCAAAAACGCTTGCTGCGGGTGTGCACCTGATAACGTTTTTCGGATATCCGCCTCTTCAGCCATTAAAAATCGTTTTAGCATGCCTGTGATTGTCACTCGTACTCAATACAACTTGACTTCCCCTTTATCCCTTACATCTTTAGGTAATCCATTCCACCATTCTTTGATACCCAAAGCTTTCTTTCCGGCCATTTGCACTTCCAGTACTTCCAGCCATGTCCCCTTTGCACATGAAACATACAATCGACGATGTTTACCTTGCTTAAGAAGACGTGCTGTACCAACTTCCGAAGGGACATCTACCGGATATTCGGATGGTTCAAGAGGTCGAAGCGATACAAGATGAGCTGTAGTTGACAAAATACAACTCCAAAGTGGAACCTTGATCATAACGCATGAGCATATACAGTACAGGTGGTTGAGACGAGAAAATGGTCAACATACTTGATGATGTATACCTCGATGCAGTCTATCTATTTCTTCTGCGCTTTGCTCAGACCACTTGATTTGAGCTGTTTCATGAGTAATCTTAGGAGCGAAAGTGATCTGATCACGATTTTGGGGTATGAAAGTAGCCTTCATCTATGAAATCAGCAATGAAATTATGCACAAGTGTTAAGAAAGACTTACCGTTCCATCTCTCAATTTCCTGAGAGCATCAACAAGAAGCCTCCCTCCTAGCTCAGCCAGATGGGGAATGAAGTTGTTATAAGTAGCATCTCCAGGTACATCCTGATCATGAACTTAGCTCATTTTGTCTCTAATATAGCTGAGGGATGACATACGATATTCTCCACGGAACCTATTATATCTCCAGCATCTACTCCAAGACTATATTTGACTAAACGTTGAACGCTGACTCCTGTCCCTTCATCCCCGGTTGCTATTGTCCATTGTACAGGAGCGGCACCTCTCCATCTAGGTAGTAAAGAAGGGTGAACGTTCAACCTATGATCTTCGGGGAAGAGCTTCAGTAGTCGAAGAGGAATGATATGACCAAACGAAGCTGTGAGTAATAGGTGAGATGGATCAGTTGATGTAAAGGGTGAAGGAGGTGACCATGTTTTTATACCTTTTTGAGGTACAGAATGGGTTGCAAGGTCATTCGATTCAGCGAATTGACGAAGTATAGCTATTTCACCCGAGATAATGGATTCAGCTAAACTTCTCACATTTATAAAGACTTTCTGTTGACTAAAGGATGATTTACGAGTGTATTTCTCCAATGATTTATGGTGTTTACCACCTCTACCTATCTCTCTTTCGGGTGGAACGACCACATCAATTGATTCCCATAAATCTGTAGATTTCGTCATGTCATGATTAGCGCCATAAGTGAACCACTAAACACGAGTAAATACCTTTTGCTTGATGTACAGCTTTAAGTGAAGCTACAGAGAATTCATCTGAGCCACAAAATAAGATCTTGTATCTATCGATATTCGTTGTGAGTGTGGAtatggatgtggatgtggatgatgaagaataaCGAAGTGAATATCCGAAAATACCGCCGGTTCGCCTTACATTCGATGGATCATGTTGATTTAGGTATTTCGGAAATCTCTTAGAACAGCTGAATGCCGTAGATCTGAATATCATCTATATGTCTTTCAGAGTCTTGACATGCATATATGATGCTGTGGACATGCTCAAGTGATATATATGCGGATCTCCGTGTAAGTGGTAGTCTGAATTGATATTTCTGAAGTCATTTTAAGGCACAACGTTTTGCGACAACAAGTATTttgaatcatcattcacataGTTTGTTGCCCATTCCTATTCCAAATCATATGTCATAAACATACTGATCATCATTCGATCAGCTCATTTCTGTATAAGCTGGCTAGCATATCGACATTCACTCTCGAAAACGACACCACGAAAACTTCGCTCAACGATATAGCGATACGAGCAGAATCAGCAGTCTTATAACCCACGCAGTCGCAGTCGATTGAACGAAAAAGTATACAGTATCATATCCTTTCCTTTGTAACAACACCTTTATAACTTGcctcaaaatcatcattatcggTTCTGTAGTCTACACCGTGGATAGGTATTACCTGGTTATATCGGCACTTCCCTTATCCTACACCTGGATCGAATTGATTTTAGATATTATTCAACCCACAAGGGATTCGCTGTCCCATGGAGGACTTGTCGTCCTGTAGACTCTTTTTATAGACGCAATCAGTGCtcaaaaggtcaagatgtcTTCTCATTCACGATTATCACTCTCAACACTCTTGCTCATCCCAACAATATCGACATTCATCTTACAATCCCTACCAGCCTCCGCATATATACCCGCAGTAGCAGTCAATGATACTTCAGGATTAAATTTCACCGATTCTTCTACCATCGCCATAGCCTGGACAGATCCAGTAGGAACGTACAGTGGAGCAGTGTGAGTAGATGTGATATACACTAATATGACATATCGAATACCAGTGAACCCAACTAGATCAAATGGTATTCATGCTAATACTTTGTCGTTGATAGATCGTTTCAACTTCAAGCGGACATAGCAACGGGC
This genomic window from Kwoniella shivajii chromosome 7, complete sequence contains:
- a CDS encoding methionyl-tRNA formyltransferase produces the protein MIFRSTAFSCSKRFPKYLNQHDPSNVRRTGGIFGYSLRYSSSSTSTSISTLTTNIDRYKILFCGSDEFSVASLKAVHQAKDLWESIDVVVPPEREIGRGGKHHKSLEKYTPILRQFAESNDLATHSVPQKGIKTWSPPSPFTSTDPSHLLLTASFGHIIPLRLLKLFPEDHRLNVHPSLLPRWRGAAPVQWTIATGDEGTGVSVQRLVKYSLGVDAGDIIGSVENIDVPGDATYNNFIPHLAELGGRLLVDALRKLRDGTATFIPQNRDQITFAPKITHETAQIKWSEQSAEEIDRLHRGIHHQVPLWSCILSTTAHLVSLRPLEPSEYPVDVPSEVGTARLLKQGKHRRLYVSCAKGTWLEVLEVQMAGKKALGIKEWWNGLPKDVRDKGEVKLY